The genomic window ctagtccaaaccATGTCAGTAGCAATGCCATGTCTGTTTCCCGGAGAAATCATCAGCTAGCATCTTCTTGACTACTTCCAGGGATGGGGAGCTCATTCTCTATGGGGAGAGTCCATTTCCTGAAGGTTAGCTCTCCTTGCCAGGAAAGGATTCCTCGTTTGGAACTTAAGTCATCTTCTCTGGAACTTTCTCTATGGCACAGTCTAGTGAGCGACAGGACTGTCACGTCATCTAACTGAGGCACATACAGTCCCCTCCTGGCTGTTTCCTTGGAAGATGGCATCAGCCTGGTCCACAGATCTGGCTCTGCAGCCCTGTTCTCCCCCGCTGTGTCCCAACAAGCTTAGGTGTGTTCCCTCTGGCGGGGTCTGGGAGTGTGAGGATGAGTGCGGGAGGAAGCAGCCTGGATCTGAGCATCCCTGCCTCCGCAAGACAATCTCCATCCCTTGGCAGCCTTTGACACACTCGACGTAGGGGCGGCTTTTGGGGCTCAGTTCCCTCTCCTGGCTAGGGaggattggagaagggaagacaacTACCACCACCATTAGGGGCTTACACCCAGCTGTGCCTCTTGCTGCCTGGGTCCCCACGGTGATTCCTTtatcctctttgggcctcagtttactcatctgcaaaatgaggacttTGAGTGAGGTGACACAGCagataaagcaccaggcttgctagaaaatttgagttcaaattcaaactcaggtccttactagttgtgtgaccatgggcaagtcacttcatccatttgcctcagtgttctcatctgtaaaatggggattataatagcacctacctcctaaggttgttgGGAGGCTCAGATGAGATCATAATTatgaagtgcttagcatagtgtctggaacACAGTAAGCAATATGTAGATGTTAGctatgggacagctgggtgactcagtggattgagagccaggcatagagatgggaggtcctgggttcaaatgtggccttagacacttcctagctgtgtgaccctgggcaagtcacttgacccccattgcctagcccttactactcttctgccttggtgccaatacacagtattgactccaagacagaaggtgagggtttaaaacaaaaaaggaaaggacaatgggaaagctaggtggctcagtggattgagagccagatgtagagatgggaggtcctgggttcaaatctggactcagacacttcctatctaggtgattctgggcaagttacttcacccccttattgctcttctatgcagaattgattccaagatggaaggtgagggttacaaaatcttttttttttttttaacactatagagcaatgggggtcaagtgacttgcccagaatcacctagataggaagtgtctgaggccagatttgaacccaggacctcccatctctacatctgcctctcaatccattgagccacccagctgcccccacaaaatctttttttaatgttagctCTTATGATTTTGTTAACGACCCACCTAGCTCTAAAGGAATGATCCCTTTGAATCCTTTTGATCTACGAAGGACTCAAGCATCCCCAAGGAAGGACCTTGAAGCCTGGGCTCTGACTTGGGCTGGCTCCCCCCTCCCTAAGACAGAAGAGGCACATCGGTGCCAAAGTGCCCCTGCGTCCCCCTTCCCATCCCCACTTTGGGTGGCAAGTGGAAGAGGTAGTTACTGAGTCCCCCCGTTCACTGGCCCAGAATCCTCAGGCCTGGCTTCCCCACTCACCCTCCCCGAAACGGGTccagcagagaaggaaaaggcgTGGAGAGCCCCAACCGGGTCGAGAGCCTGGCTTCTCCCAGGTTGGAGGGGGGCAGACTGGGCAGGGAGCACTTACTGAACACCTGGAGGTGTGCCCTGGCCGTTGTTACTTCCGATTCTGAGTAGAAGACTTGGACGATGTAGTCGTCGTTGTCCCTGAAGGTGAGGTTGGGGATGAGCAGAGAGCCGTTGGCGAACACCTTCTCCCGGTTCGTGGCCGGGGTCTGTACTCCATCACGAACGACGTAGCTGGCGATCTCGTTGGAGGGGTCTGTTGACTTCCTGTACCAGGTGTACCTCCAAGGGGGCTTCAGGAAGCCCTGGATGGTCAAGGTGACATTGCTGCCCACCATCCCATAGGGCGGGCTTGGCACAGCTGTGATGGAAGATGCTAGAACAGATGTCGGCTGGCTCCAGCAGCTGAGCACGGAGGCTGAGGGGGAAAGAGGTAGCTCGTGAGCCACTTGGGTTCCTGAGAGCTCCATGGATCCGGGGGAGGCTGGCCCCACTGTGGGATCTTTGGATGGGACAACAGGTGGGAGTGTCTGTCTGTAACAAAAGCTACCCCCAAACTCACTCCAAATAAGAACCTCTACCTTGGCCACACGGGGACGTGGGGCAGAAGATGACCGACCACATTAGGCTGAACACTGAAGGGACAAAATGGCGGTACTGAAGCCAAAATGAGGTCTTAGATCTCAGGATTCAGGACTGGAGGGTCCTCTAGAGATACCAGGGAGTTCAGTgacctcattttgcagaaaaggaaatgaaggccCAGAGACTTTAGCTAATCTGCCCAACGTCCCACAACAGagacaacatttgaacccagatctcctggcTCCAAAgtaattgacttttttttcttcactctGTGGGTGCACATTAAGGCCCACAGTTTTACACCCCCACAGCCCTGGGAGGGAGGTTGGGCAAGTGTCAGTATATCTGTTTTGCCAGTGAAAAAATGGGGTCAGAgaaatttagtgacttgtccatggccaTACAAGTAGTAAataacagagccaggatttgaatccacatctCCTCTGACTCCGTGCCCATCACTTTGCCACTGAAAAGATGCCACCAGGGCTCATCTCAGGGTATAGAGCCTTGAACTCAAGAAAGGCCTCCATGACTGTTTTTGGAGAGATCATTTCTGGGGCTTGGGCTGATTTTCTTGTCTGGACAGAATTCCCcaggctctgtctctctctctctctctcctcgcCACCCTCCTGCCAGTAGAACTGGTCTCTCACCTATGATCAGGAGCCCCTTACAGGGTCTGTCTCTCCTGTGTGCACCTTCTGAGAGGCAATCCATAGGTCTGGAACTCATCCTGGAACATATCCTTCCCAGGAATCTCTGCCTCCCTATCCCAAGCCCCAGCGCACACCCTGGAGAGGTGGAGACGTCTCTGCTTGGTTCTCTTCTTCTCTAGGGAACTGAGTTCTCTTTTCAGGGCTGAACCTCTGCTCTTTGCAGGACTTTACAGGGTAGAGATTAGGCCTGACTTTCTCCTCCCCTGCCAATGACTGGTTTCCTTCCTCCCTCGGGGAGCTCCTCCCCAGCTCAGATCTTTCCCACTGTCTAGGAAGAAAGGGTTTTGCACCCAAGGGGGCCAGGAGTTAATCAGTTTCCCACTTCTCAATTTTGGTTACACCTGTTGCCCCAGCCCTACTCCAGTCACTTCTCTTTCCCAGGAACAGGCTGCTCATTAAACCTCTCTTTTCTCCATCAAGCCCTGGGTTCTGACTTGGGCTGGCTTCCACCTCCCTAAAACAGAAGAGGCACATCAGTGCCAAAGTGACTctgccttcccccctccccctccccattttggATGGCAAGTGGAAGAGGCAGTTACTGAGTCCCTCCCTAGTCACTGGCCCAGAATCCTCAGGCTTGGCTTCTCCATGCACACACCTAGAAACttgcagaatatatatatatatatatatatatatatatatatatatttaatttaaattaatttattttgtcaattcaaaatattattcctcggttacaagaattatattatttccctccctcccctgttcccacccttcctgcagccaacatgcaatttcattgggtattacatgtgtccttgatcagaacctatttccgtgCTGTtcatgtttgcattaggatgttcatttagagtctacatccccagccacatcccttcgacccatgtaatcaagcagctgtttttcttctgtgtttctactcccacagtttttcctctgaatgtagacagtgttccttctcatagattcctccaagttgttcaggatcactgcattgccactaatg from Monodelphis domestica isolate mMonDom1 chromosome 4, mMonDom1.pri, whole genome shotgun sequence includes these protein-coding regions:
- the LOC103097588 gene encoding carcinoembryonic antigen-related cell adhesion molecule 4-like, yielding MSSRPMDCLSEGAHRRDRPCKGLLIIASVLSCWSQPTSVLASSITAVPSPPYGMVGSNVTLTIQGFLKPPWRYTWYRKSTDPSNEIASYVVRDGVQTPATNREKVFANGSLLIPNLTFRDNDDYIVQVFYSESEVTTARAHLQVFSPRSRMITAGILIGVVAKVALIGSLIYVLCIRKTGGASRGRQGDSKQGGKIHLAQKESENSIPFMNKWLQVPLRLAQGHGSSSLSSAAPSENIYQTLEVTQEDIYEKIIPRKKPQAQRKGRFIQS